The Pseudomonas sp. KU26590 genomic sequence CGAGCTGCTGCGTCCGCTGCTGGCCAAGTCTTCCGGCGACGTGCTGAAAAAGATCGACACCGCGAGCACCGCACTGGATGACCAGTTGCTGATGCTCAAGACCGCCGACGGCTTCAAACCGTACGACCAGGTCAGCACCGAACAACGAAAACAAGTAGCAGACAAGGCCAAGGCACTGGCCGACGCACTCGATGGAATCGATCCGGCCCTCGGCCTCTCAGGCCTGTGAGCGTGCCCGGGCGGGCGCCCCATGCGCCCGCCTGGCCTTGAAACCAGAGCGAAGACAGCATTCACATGAAAGATTCCGATTCAAAAAACGCGCCGATCTCCACTGACCGTCGCCGCGTCCTGCTGGGCCTTGGCGCTGCGGGCGCAGCGGTGGCCGGTGCCAGCCTGACCGGTAACGCGTTCGCCGCCACCGCGCCGGCGCAGGTCACTGAAGCACCGAAAAGCGAAAAGACCCAGGACCACAACGCGTTCCACGGCCCGCACCAGAGCGGCATCGTCAACCCGCGCCCTACCGCCGGGATGATGGTCTCCTTCGACGTGTTGGCCCAGGATCGCGAAGACCTCGAACGCCTGTTCCGCACCTTGAACGAACGCATCGCGTTTCTGATGACTGGCGGCCCCGTGCCCCAGGTCGACCCGAAACTGCCACCGCTGGATTCCGGCATCCTCGGCCCGGTGGTCACGCCGGACAACCTGACCATTACCGTGTCGGTGGGTGAATCGCTGTTCGACGATCGTTTTGGTCTGGAAGCCGTCAAGCCCAAGCGTCTGCAGCGCATGGTCGGTTTCCCCAACGATGCGCTGGAGGCCGATTGCTGCCATGGCGACTTGAGCATCCAGTTCTGCTCGAACGCCCCGGACAGCAACATCCACGCCCTGCGCGACATCGTGAAAAACCTGCCGGACCTGCTGCTGGTGCGCTGGAAACAGGAAGGCACCGTGCCCGCCCAGGCCCCGCTGAAACCGGGCCAGCCGCCGGAAAGCGCGCGCAACTTCCTGGGTTTCCGCGATGGCTCGGCGAACCCCGATTCGAACAACCAGAAGACCATGAACGAGCTGGTCTGGGTGCAACCGGGCAGCGACGAACCGGCTTGGGCCGCCAACGGCAGCTACCAGGCGGTGCGCATCATCCGCAACTTCGTCGAGCGCTGGGACCGTACCCCACTGCAAGAACAGGAATCGATCATCGGCCGGGTCAAAACCACGGGCGCCCCGATGCATGGCAAGACCGAAGCCGACATTCCGAATTTCCAGAACGACCCCGAGGGCAAGGTCACCAAGCTGGACGCGCACATCCGCCTGGCCAACCCGCGTACGGCCGAGACCCAGCGCAACCTGATCCTGCGTCGCCCGTTCAACTACTCGAACGGCGTGAACAAGAACGGTCAGCTGGACATGGGTCTGCTGTTCATCTGCTATCAGGCGGATCTGGAGAAAGGCTTCATTACCGTGCAGACGCGCCTCAACGGCGAGCCGCTGGAGGAGTACCTCAAGCCGGTTGGCGGCGGGTATTTCTTCACCCTGCCGGGCGTGGTCGACAACAACGATTTCATTGGCCGGTCGCTATTGGCCGCCTCTGCTCAAACAACAAAAACTGCCTGACACCCCTTACCTCACAGGAAAAGCTCTATGAAAAAGTCGCCTCTCGCGTTGCTGCTTACCTTTGGCGTGTTGCAGACGTCGATGTCCGCGTTCGCCGCCACCGCGCCGCTGGACCTGGTCACGCCGGTTTCGGATTACAAGATCTACGTGACGGAAAACGTCGACACCCTGGCTGCCGACACGCAGAAGTTCACCGACGCGATCAACAAGGGCGATTTGGCGACGGCGAAAAAACTGTTCCCGACTACGCGTCTGTCTTATGAGTCGATCGAGCCGATTGCCGAGCTGTTCAGCGACCTGGACGCGTCGATCGACTCCCGCGAGGACGATCACGAGAACGGCGTGAAGGCCGACGATTTCACCGGTTTCCACCGTCTGGAATATGCGTTGTTTTCGCAGAACACCACCAAGGATCAGGGCGTGTTCGCGGACAAGCTGTTGGCTGATGTGAAAGAACTGCAGTCGCGTATCGCCAGCATCACCTTCCCGCCTGAGAAGGTCGTGGGCGGTGCTGCTGCGCTGATGGAAGAAGTGGCGGCGACGAAGCTGTCAGGCGAGGAAGATCGTTACAGCCACACCGATCTGTATGATTTCCAGGGCAACGTTGACGGTTCGAAGAAGATCGTTGATCTGTTCAAGCCGCAGCTGGAGCAGTCGGACAAGGCGTTCGTGGCGAAGGTGGAGAAGAACTTTGCGACCGTGGACAAGATCCTGGCGAAGTACAAGACCAAGGACGGTGGCTATGAGACGTACGATAAGGTGAAGGAGCAGGATCGCAAGGCGCTGGCAGGTCCGGTCAATACGTTGGCTGAAGATCTGTCGCAGATGCGCGGGAAATTGGGTCTGAACTGATTCGTCAGGTAGTGAAGAGCCCGCTTGCCGAGAGATCGGCAGGCGGGCTTTTTTGTTGTCGGGATTTAGAAACCAGATCCAGAGCATCTGCCTAACGGCAGATCGTTTCGCCTTCGGCGAGTTACTTGGAAAAGCACCCCAAGTAACCAAGGGTGCCTGCTCCTGGTTTGGCCCCTCGTTCCTCGGGGTTCCTTCACTCCGGTCCCGCTCCGTGGGCCCTGCGCTCAGCCTGCACCCAAGTCGCGATTGGTGTCGTCTGGACTTCCTGCGTAGGAAGATCAAAAGCGCGTTTAAAGCAGATCAAGGGCTTCCCGGCTGAAGCCGGTCCTACGGTGAACGCGGTGTTTGTAGGACTGGCTTCAGCCGGTAATGGACGCGGAGCGTCCTTAGATGCATACCCACGCGCAGCGTGGGCACGATCAGCACAAATGAGCGCGGTTTCTGTGGGACCGGCTTCAGCCGGGAAGCTTTTGATCTGCGGTTGATCTTGATCTTCATACACAGAAAGGCCAGACACCGCAGAACGCGACTTGGGTGCAGGCCGAACGCAGGTCTCGGTCCGTGGGCCGAGCGGCATGGATGCCGCGAGAGCCGCCCCCCGCCATGGATGGCGGATGGCGGCGGGCCCACGGAGCGAGACCGGAGTGAGGGAACCCGACGAAGTCGGGCCAAACCGAGAGCAGGCACCCTTGGTTACTTGGGGTGCTTTTCCAAGTAACTCGCCGAAGGCGAAACCCGAGGCCGTTAGGCCGACGCCCTTGATCTTGATCTTGATCTTGATCACCCAATCCAAGCCGACTGCCGAATGATCTCCACAAAATTAAGCGCCTTGAAAGAAGGATCCTCATCCACCAACACATCCACATTCACCGTACCAAACGTCGTATCGGGCTTATGCCTAAACCCATTGGCAAACGCACACAGAAGGCATTCCTTGAACCCCTCACCGCGCGGGTGAGCATGGGTCACCACCTCGCGCTGCTCATCACTGAACTGTGCGTAATGAATGCCCAGCACATCCATCTCCACGCCTGCCGTCACCAGCGCCACATTCGGCCGCAAATGCTCAGGCACGCCCGGCGTCGTGTGCAGCGCAATGGACAACCAGACCTGCTCCATATCCCCCTCGGACAACCCGAACGGCTGCATGAACGCCCGCGCCGCGTTGGCAGAATCCACCTCGAAACGCAGGTCCGCACTGCGATGCGGCGCCACCAGACCCAAATCATGAAACATCGCCCCGACGTAAAGCTGCTCGGCGTCGTAAGTCAGCCCCTTGCGCTCGCCCGTCAGCGCGCCCCACAAAAACACCCGGCGTGAATGATTGAACAACAGGTCATCTTCCTGCTCGCGGATGTACTCGGTGGTGGCGCGGGCCAGCGCGCTGTCGGGGATTTTGATACCGGCGATTGATTGAGTCATGGGAAGTCTCTCCAGCGGCCGCGCCGGTGTGGCGCGTTGCAGAGAAGTCTGGGTGACGGCGCAGACCGGCTCAATCGGCGCGCGGTCTCGTTCTCTGCCAAACGTGCATCGTTTACTGCCAGCCCACCTGCGGTTTACCAGATTGCTGCGGACCGACTGCACGACCTCGGATAAACTCTGCGCCGTTGCAGTGCGCCATGCCTCAAAAAGCGCCTCAAAAAGTGCCATCAAAGCGCGCCGTCAGAGCCCGCCGACAAAAGCATGCCTGCACCCCCAATCCTGATGCATCGAAAACAAGGAGCCCCTGTGTACAAGGGCGTTGCGTTATCGGTCATGGCCTCCTGCCTGTTCGCGGTCATGTACTACTACACCTCATTGCTCACGCCATTGAGCGGTGAAGAAATCTTCGGTTGGCGCATGCTGCTGACCCTGCCCTGCGTGACCCTGTTCATGCTCTCCAGCGGAGACTGGAAACTCGCCCGCGCCCTAGCCGTCCGGGTGCGCCAGACGCCTGCCCTGCTGGCGGGCATGGCGCTGTCGGCGACATTGATGGGCGCGCAGTTGTTGCTGTTCATGTGGGCGCCGCTGCATGGCCGCAGCCTGGAAGTATCACTGGGGTATTTTCTGCTGCCGCTGACCATGATCCTCACCGGCCGTGTGGTGTACGGCGAGCACCTGTCGCACCTGCAGAAAATCGCCGCCTGCTGCGCGCTGGTCGGGGTGGGCAACGAGCTGCTGCGCCTGGGCAGTTTTTCCTGGGAAACCCTGCTTGTCTGCCTGGGTTATCCGCTGTACTTCGTGCTGCGGCGCAAGCTCAAGACCGACAACCTCGGCGGGCTGTGGTGGGACATGCTGCTGATCCTGCCCGTCGCGGTGCTGTTCATCTGCCAGGGCAACCCGTCAGTGGTGGAACAATTCCCACGCTTCTATGTGCTGATTCCGGTATTGGGGGCGATCAGTGCGTCGGCATTGGTCAGCTACATTCGCGCCAGCCGCCTGTTGGCGTTCAGCGTGTTCGGCTTGCTGAGCTACGTTGAACCGGTGCTGCTGGTCGGCGTCGCCCTGCTGCTGGGCGAATCCATCGGCCGCGATGAATGGATGACCTACCTGCCCATCTGGCTGGCGG encodes the following:
- the efeB gene encoding iron uptake transporter deferrochelatase/peroxidase subunit, translated to MKDSDSKNAPISTDRRRVLLGLGAAGAAVAGASLTGNAFAATAPAQVTEAPKSEKTQDHNAFHGPHQSGIVNPRPTAGMMVSFDVLAQDREDLERLFRTLNERIAFLMTGGPVPQVDPKLPPLDSGILGPVVTPDNLTITVSVGESLFDDRFGLEAVKPKRLQRMVGFPNDALEADCCHGDLSIQFCSNAPDSNIHALRDIVKNLPDLLLVRWKQEGTVPAQAPLKPGQPPESARNFLGFRDGSANPDSNNQKTMNELVWVQPGSDEPAWAANGSYQAVRIIRNFVERWDRTPLQEQESIIGRVKTTGAPMHGKTEADIPNFQNDPEGKVTKLDAHIRLANPRTAETQRNLILRRPFNYSNGVNKNGQLDMGLLFICYQADLEKGFITVQTRLNGEPLEEYLKPVGGGYFFTLPGVVDNNDFIGRSLLAASAQTTKTA
- the efeO gene encoding iron uptake system protein EfeO, producing the protein MKKSPLALLLTFGVLQTSMSAFAATAPLDLVTPVSDYKIYVTENVDTLAADTQKFTDAINKGDLATAKKLFPTTRLSYESIEPIAELFSDLDASIDSREDDHENGVKADDFTGFHRLEYALFSQNTTKDQGVFADKLLADVKELQSRIASITFPPEKVVGGAAALMEEVAATKLSGEEDRYSHTDLYDFQGNVDGSKKIVDLFKPQLEQSDKAFVAKVEKNFATVDKILAKYKTKDGGYETYDKVKEQDRKALAGPVNTLAEDLSQMRGKLGLN
- a CDS encoding HD domain-containing protein encodes the protein MTQSIAGIKIPDSALARATTEYIREQEDDLLFNHSRRVFLWGALTGERKGLTYDAEQLYVGAMFHDLGLVAPHRSADLRFEVDSANAARAFMQPFGLSEGDMEQVWLSIALHTTPGVPEHLRPNVALVTAGVEMDVLGIHYAQFSDEQREVVTHAHPRGEGFKECLLCAFANGFRHKPDTTFGTVNVDVLVDEDPSFKALNFVEIIRQSAWIG
- the rarD gene encoding EamA family transporter RarD translates to MYKGVALSVMASCLFAVMYYYTSLLTPLSGEEIFGWRMLLTLPCVTLFMLSSGDWKLARALAVRVRQTPALLAGMALSATLMGAQLLLFMWAPLHGRSLEVSLGYFLLPLTMILTGRVVYGEHLSHLQKIAACCALVGVGNELLRLGSFSWETLLVCLGYPLYFVLRRKLKTDNLGGLWWDMLLILPVAVLFICQGNPSVVEQFPRFYVLIPVLGAISASALVSYIRASRLLAFSVFGLLSYVEPVLLVGVALLLGESIGRDEWMTYLPIWLAVMVLVGEGAKHVLAQRRRNSL